The Fimbriimonas ginsengisoli Gsoil 348 genome window below encodes:
- a CDS encoding thiol-disulfide oxidoreductase DCC family protein has protein sequence MIPALDHPTLFFDGVCNLCNASVDWVIRHDKARRFRYSSLQGDTAKQIVAEYANEEGLSTVVLVDDRGKHVRSSAALGVLRHLGGFYGFLGALGMVIPRPLRDWGYRLVAKNRYRWFGKKDSCRLPTPAERALFLP, from the coding sequence ATGATCCCCGCATTAGATCATCCAACCTTGTTCTTCGACGGGGTCTGCAACCTGTGCAACGCCTCCGTCGATTGGGTTATCCGTCACGATAAGGCACGGCGCTTCCGATATTCGTCGCTGCAGGGCGACACGGCAAAACAGATTGTCGCCGAATACGCAAACGAAGAGGGACTGTCGACCGTGGTGCTCGTCGACGACCGAGGCAAGCACGTCCGCTCGTCCGCCGCCCTGGGGGTCTTGCGCCACCTCGGCGGATTCTACGGCTTCCTCGGCGCCCTGGGCATGGTGATCCCGCGCCCGCTTCGCGACTGGGGCTACCGCTTGGTAGCGAAGAACCGCTATCGCTGGTTCGGCAAGAAAGATTCTTGCCGCCTGCCCACTCCCGCCGAGAGGGCCTTGTTTCTTCCGTAA
- the dusB gene encoding tRNA dihydrouridine synthase DusB, with product MSQPSPGFKIGSIPVEVPLLLAPMEDVTNLPFRLIAKRIAQPGLMFTEFVSAMAIHYGATKTFRKMRIHPGERPMGIQIFGGEPDVMAETARIAEEMGADIVDINMGCWVPKVCKTGSGAALLKDPELAERIVASVVKAVKVPVTVKVRAGWDYSLFAAPDLARRFQDAGARMITLHARFAKQGFEGEADWKLISDMREAVRVPLIGNGDVKKPEDALKMLTETGCDGVMVGRAAISNPWALRDIQRAMTGQDPMPAPTLAERIRVATEHLRMMVACEADAESFEEARSNPAFADAEFRACRALRGQIPLYIKGEVGASQIRDRLTRCSTVAEFETVLDEFAAQTAAR from the coding sequence ATGTCGCAACCCTCTCCCGGCTTCAAAATCGGCTCGATCCCAGTCGAGGTGCCGTTGCTCCTTGCTCCGATGGAGGACGTCACCAATCTTCCGTTCCGTCTAATTGCCAAGCGGATCGCCCAGCCGGGGCTGATGTTCACCGAGTTCGTAAGCGCGATGGCAATCCACTATGGCGCGACGAAAACCTTCCGGAAGATGCGGATCCATCCCGGCGAACGGCCGATGGGGATTCAGATCTTCGGGGGCGAACCGGACGTTATGGCGGAGACCGCTCGCATCGCCGAAGAAATGGGCGCCGATATCGTCGATATCAATATGGGTTGTTGGGTACCGAAGGTTTGCAAAACCGGCTCCGGAGCCGCTCTTTTGAAGGACCCTGAACTCGCTGAGAGAATCGTTGCTAGCGTAGTGAAAGCGGTCAAAGTTCCCGTAACGGTAAAGGTGCGTGCGGGTTGGGACTATTCCCTCTTCGCCGCTCCGGACTTGGCGCGGAGGTTTCAAGACGCCGGCGCCCGGATGATCACCTTGCACGCGCGGTTTGCCAAGCAAGGGTTCGAGGGTGAGGCCGACTGGAAGCTGATCTCAGACATGCGCGAGGCAGTTCGGGTGCCGCTCATCGGGAATGGCGATGTCAAGAAGCCGGAAGACGCGCTCAAGATGCTCACCGAAACCGGATGCGACGGCGTCATGGTTGGCCGGGCCGCCATCTCCAACCCCTGGGCCTTACGCGACATTCAGCGAGCTATGACGGGCCAGGATCCGATGCCCGCGCCAACTCTAGCGGAGCGGATTCGGGTAGCGACGGAACACCTCCGGATGATGGTAGCGTGCGAGGCGGACGCGGAGAGCTTCGAAGAAGCCCGATCGAATCCTGCGTTTGCCGATGCCGAGTTTAGGGCTTGTCGGGCGTTGCGGGGTCAAATTCCCCTGTACATCAAGGGGGAGGTCGGAGCGTCGCAGATCCGAGACCGCCTTACCCGTTGCTCGACGGTGGCGGAGTTTGAGACGGTTTTGGACGAGTTTGCCGCGCAAACCGCGGCGCGGTAG
- a CDS encoding FitA-like ribbon-helix-helix domain-containing protein, whose product MAQVLIRQLDDNIVDALKRRAKAGGRSLEAELREILREAASDPWEELLRIREALSGRSYSDSSELAREAPRK is encoded by the coding sequence GTGGCTCAGGTTCTCATTCGCCAACTCGACGACAACATTGTTGACGCCCTCAAAAGGCGGGCGAAAGCCGGCGGGCGGAGCTTGGAGGCGGAGTTGCGGGAAATTTTGCGCGAAGCCGCCAGCGACCCTTGGGAGGAGCTTCTTCGCATTCGCGAAGCGCTTTCCGGACGCTCCTACTCAGATAGCAGCGAGCTTGCACGCGAGGCTCCGCGTAAGTGA
- the xth gene encoding exodeoxyribonuclease III, with amino-acid sequence MKVVTYNAASIRARMPLLVEWLAENEPDVVAIQETKVEDDKFPVEPLADLGYEVAFHGQKSWNGVATLSRRPIVNSRFGFGDELMPNDARVLTCEIDGVTYINTYVPNGNTVGSDKFEYKLRWLDRFRQYLDQNFRTDDPLVWLGDINVAPTPDDVYDSKRFYGGVGHHPDEFSRLSKIVDFGLTDVFRKFVQGPGHYTFWDFTLPRGVDRNLGWRIDHIYATEPLARLCTDCVIDKAARQLERPSDHTFLTATFDM; translated from the coding sequence ATGAAGGTCGTCACCTATAACGCTGCTTCGATTCGCGCCCGGATGCCGCTGCTGGTCGAGTGGTTAGCCGAGAACGAGCCGGACGTCGTTGCGATTCAGGAGACCAAGGTAGAGGACGATAAGTTTCCAGTCGAGCCGCTCGCCGACCTCGGCTACGAAGTCGCTTTCCACGGTCAGAAGTCGTGGAACGGAGTAGCGACGCTTAGCCGCCGACCGATCGTCAATTCTCGGTTCGGCTTCGGCGACGAGCTGATGCCGAACGACGCGCGCGTACTGACCTGCGAAATCGACGGCGTGACCTACATCAACACTTACGTGCCGAACGGCAACACGGTGGGATCCGACAAATTCGAGTACAAGCTCCGCTGGCTAGACCGGTTTCGGCAGTACCTCGACCAAAACTTCCGCACCGACGACCCCCTCGTCTGGCTAGGCGACATCAATGTCGCTCCCACTCCCGACGACGTTTACGACAGCAAGCGGTTCTACGGCGGCGTCGGCCACCATCCGGACGAGTTTTCCCGCCTCTCTAAAATCGTCGATTTCGGGCTCACCGACGTCTTCCGCAAGTTCGTGCAGGGCCCCGGCCACTACACCTTTTGGGACTTCACCCTCCCGCGCGGCGTGGATCGCAACCTCGGTTGGCGCATCGACCATATCTATGCCACGGAGCCGCTGGCACGGCTTTGCACCGACTGCGTCATCGATAAAGCCGCCCGCCAACTGGAGCGTCCCAGCGATCATACGTTCCTTACCGCCACCTTCGATATGTAA
- a CDS encoding type II toxin-antitoxin system VapC family toxin → MSRVVVDASVVLKWYFHEAFSEEALRVANHAHEVVVPDLIFGQVGAVLWRRVKSGEMKREDAHKVLANLRRLPLTTVSPSELAPAALEIATATARTFNESVYFALAMRERTKLVTADRWWFTLLSTGPMRRYLRWVGDEE, encoded by the coding sequence GTGAGTCGGGTCGTTGTCGACGCAAGCGTCGTCCTGAAATGGTATTTCCACGAAGCGTTCTCAGAAGAGGCGCTGCGCGTGGCGAACCACGCCCATGAAGTCGTGGTTCCCGATTTGATCTTCGGCCAGGTAGGCGCCGTCCTTTGGCGACGGGTGAAGAGCGGAGAGATGAAGCGGGAAGACGCTCACAAGGTGTTAGCCAATCTCCGGCGACTCCCGCTGACGACGGTCTCTCCCAGCGAGCTGGCGCCCGCTGCCCTGGAGATTGCGACCGCGACGGCGCGCACTTTCAACGAGTCGGTCTATTTCGCCCTGGCGATGCGAGAACGGACGAAGCTGGTAACAGCCGACCGATGGTGGTTCACCTTGCTCTCCACCGGCCCGATGCGCCGGTATCTGCGTTGGGTGGGCGACGAAGAGTAG
- the ispH gene encoding 4-hydroxy-3-methylbut-2-enyl diphosphate reductase, giving the protein MERIILAAPRGFCAGVAYAIEVVDLALRIHGAPIYVRHAIVHNEWVVRSFEQRGVVFVEDIDDVPRGSVVVFSAHGVSPDVRAHSKERGLTIIDATCPLVTKVHNEAKHYSAKGYYMVYIGHLGHVEAEGTMGEAPGRMTLVETPEDAERLVLPPHEKLSVLTQTTLSVDEVSATMDVLQRRFPHLERPQKEDICYATTNRQMAIRELAAQCDLVLVVGSPSSSNSNRLREVAEGIGPEAHLLLRPDQIRPEWKTDFRTIGISSGASTPEQLVEEVIGELLKGRPDVPVTVLETIKEDVTFKPSRDLIQLAMSR; this is encoded by the coding sequence GTGGAGCGAATCATCCTCGCCGCCCCGCGGGGCTTTTGTGCCGGCGTAGCGTACGCCATCGAGGTCGTCGACCTTGCCCTGCGGATTCACGGCGCTCCCATCTACGTGCGGCATGCGATCGTCCACAACGAGTGGGTCGTGCGCTCGTTCGAGCAACGCGGGGTGGTGTTCGTCGAAGATATCGACGACGTTCCGCGCGGCTCCGTCGTCGTCTTCTCCGCCCACGGCGTTTCGCCCGATGTGCGCGCTCATTCCAAGGAACGCGGCCTGACGATCATCGACGCCACCTGCCCTCTCGTCACCAAGGTTCACAACGAAGCCAAGCACTACTCCGCCAAGGGGTATTACATGGTTTACATCGGCCACCTTGGCCATGTAGAAGCCGAGGGGACGATGGGCGAGGCGCCCGGAAGGATGACCCTCGTCGAGACTCCCGAGGATGCCGAAAGGCTCGTGTTGCCGCCTCACGAGAAGCTTTCGGTGCTCACGCAGACCACCCTTAGCGTGGACGAAGTCTCGGCCACGATGGACGTGTTGCAGCGCCGGTTCCCTCACCTGGAGCGTCCGCAGAAAGAGGATATTTGCTACGCGACGACGAATCGTCAAATGGCGATTCGTGAGTTGGCCGCGCAGTGCGATCTCGTTCTGGTCGTCGGTTCCCCAAGCTCCTCGAATTCGAATCGCCTTCGCGAGGTAGCCGAGGGGATCGGACCCGAGGCACACCTCCTTCTCCGCCCGGATCAAATTCGGCCGGAATGGAAGACGGACTTTCGCACGATCGGCATCTCTTCCGGCGCTTCCACCCCGGAACAGCTCGTAGAAGAGGTGATCGGCGAACTTCTCAAAGGTCGGCCGGATGTGCCGGTAACCGTGTTGGAAACGATCAAGGAGGATGTGACATTCAAGCCCTCGAGAGATCTGATTCAGCTCGCGATGTCCCGATGA